The following coding sequences are from one Candidatus Thermoplasmatota archaeon window:
- a CDS encoding ATP-grasp domain-containing protein — translation MGNGLKDITVVVTAAGAPGAPPIMKSLRLNGERKIEIVGTDMNPDAVGLFMAERGHVVPGGTDPEFVPTMLELAEKERADVILPLATYELMPFSENVQRFEEIGVKVPVSKPEALTIANDKGLLCDFVRERGLPAPESVMVSSFKEFELAVEKLGHPEVPVCFKPRIGKGSRGFRVLDPSVDRFDLLMNHKPTHTVTTLDEISPVLSGADPFPELVVMEYLPGTEYSVDLLLSGGEALAVLPRPREVTKLGISFMGRIEKDPEIEELASKIAREIGLEYNINMQFKRSGDGVPKIIEINPRVSGTIVMCTGAGVNLPYLGVKLALGEEIPPIEPKYGTRMIRYWGEIFVDKDGHPYSL, via the coding sequence ATGGGTAATGGACTGAAGGACATCACGGTCGTCGTGACCGCAGCCGGGGCACCTGGTGCCCCTCCGATCATGAAGAGCCTGAGGCTGAATGGTGAGAGGAAGATCGAGATCGTCGGCACCGACATGAACCCGGATGCGGTGGGGCTCTTCATGGCGGAAAGGGGACATGTGGTCCCCGGTGGAACGGACCCGGAGTTCGTCCCCACGATGCTCGAGCTGGCCGAGAAGGAGCGGGCGGATGTGATTCTGCCTCTCGCGACGTACGAGCTCATGCCCTTCTCCGAGAACGTTCAGAGGTTCGAGGAGATCGGGGTCAAGGTTCCAGTCTCCAAACCGGAGGCGCTGACGATCGCCAACGACAAGGGGCTGCTCTGCGACTTCGTGCGGGAGCGAGGCCTTCCAGCGCCCGAATCCGTGATGGTCAGCTCCTTCAAGGAATTCGAGCTGGCGGTGGAGAAACTGGGCCATCCCGAAGTGCCCGTGTGCTTCAAGCCGAGGATCGGTAAGGGAAGCAGGGGTTTCAGGGTTCTTGACCCGAGCGTGGACAGGTTCGACCTTCTCATGAACCACAAGCCGACCCATACGGTCACGACACTGGACGAGATCTCACCGGTGCTGAGCGGGGCGGACCCCTTCCCCGAGCTGGTCGTGATGGAGTATCTGCCCGGGACCGAGTACAGCGTGGACCTCCTGCTCAGTGGCGGTGAAGCCCTGGCGGTCCTGCCCCGCCCGAGGGAGGTCACCAAGCTCGGGATATCGTTCATGGGGAGGATAGAGAAGGACCCAGAGATCGAGGAACTGGCCTCCAAGATTGCCAGGGAGATTGGTCTCGAGTACAACATCAACATGCAGTTCAAGCGCTCCGGGGATGGCGTTCCGAAGATCATCGAGATTAACCCGAGAGTGAGCGGAACGATCGTCATGTGCACGGGAGCGGGGGTCAACCTGCCCTACCTCGGTGTCAAGCTCGCCCTCGGGGAAGAGATCCCGCCGATCGAGCCGAAGTACGGGACGAGGATGATCCGGTATTGGGGGGAGATCTTCGTTGACAAGGACGGACATCCATATTCACTCTAG
- a CDS encoding PIG-L family deacetylase has product MFSRILVLAPHTDDGELGCGGTIARFVEEKADVWYAAFSVVKVTREGFPEDALKQELDKAMEVLGVPDEHVLTYGYEVRQFSYHRQEILDDLVKLRRDISPDIVLMPSLADLHQDHKTMAEEGRRAYKKDTILAYEEPWNNISFNTVCFVPLDEQHVQKKLDALACYGTQQYRTYLNPEFIRGLARTRGTQIEKDYAEAFEVVRWVMD; this is encoded by the coding sequence ATGTTTTCCAGGATACTAGTTCTAGCGCCGCACACGGATGACGGGGAGCTCGGATGTGGCGGCACGATCGCCAGGTTCGTAGAGGAGAAGGCGGACGTTTGGTATGCAGCGTTTTCCGTGGTCAAGGTCACCCGCGAGGGATTCCCCGAGGACGCGCTGAAGCAGGAGCTCGACAAGGCGATGGAGGTCCTTGGCGTTCCGGACGAGCACGTTCTTACATACGGTTACGAGGTCAGACAGTTCTCCTATCACAGGCAGGAGATCCTCGACGACCTCGTGAAACTGCGGAGGGACATCTCTCCGGACATCGTGCTCATGCCCTCGCTCGCGGACCTGCACCAGGACCACAAGACCATGGCGGAGGAGGGGAGGCGCGCGTACAAGAAGGATACGATCCTGGCGTACGAGGAGCCCTGGAACAACATAAGTTTCAACACGGTCTGCTTCGTCCCGCTCGATGAGCAGCACGTTCAGAAGAAGCTGGACGCGCTCGCGTGCTACGGGACGCAGCAGTACAGGACCTATCTCAATCCGGAGTTCATCCGAGGGCTCGCGAGGACCAGAGGGACTCAGATTGAGAAGGACTACGCCGAAGCCTTCGAGGTCGTCCGATGGGTAATGGACTGA
- a CDS encoding glycosyltransferase family 4 protein: MRVLMLLSNPYRPDYRVEREAKALLEEGHEVRILAWDREGGHKDAEAVGGVSVLRFGPRALYNDPFDMFVKLPLFLWRALLKSRNLDFDVVHAHDFDTLVLGRILSKLRSVKLVYDAHELYWAMVENSVPRWLTKVVERFERRSVSRADIVLTVTPQVASVLESYGAKEVVLVMNCEEVREPDVERIGQVRKAMLGTAGKLALCAGMLEPSRNMQMLIDIFAGLEGPDIKLVVGGTGSLVSEISRVAEEAKNVDFIGWIPSAEMFDHISASDIIILIHDPRNTNIRLGISARLFNAMAAGKPVIVSDGTGNADIAKEEGIGVVVPFDDAGEVKNAILSLVEDEGRLADIAEKGRRAAKERYNWAIMKRRLIRAYRVLGAD; this comes from the coding sequence ATGAGGGTCCTGATGCTGCTTTCGAACCCGTACAGGCCCGACTACCGGGTCGAGCGGGAGGCGAAGGCGCTCCTGGAGGAGGGCCATGAGGTTCGGATACTGGCTTGGGACAGGGAAGGGGGTCACAAGGACGCTGAGGCCGTCGGCGGGGTTTCCGTCCTGAGATTCGGTCCCCGGGCGCTCTACAACGACCCCTTCGACATGTTTGTCAAGCTCCCTCTCTTCCTGTGGAGGGCCCTTCTGAAGTCGCGCAATCTCGATTTCGACGTCGTCCACGCGCACGACTTCGACACCCTCGTTTTGGGACGGATACTCTCGAAGCTCCGCTCGGTGAAGCTGGTCTACGACGCGCACGAGCTATACTGGGCGATGGTCGAGAACAGTGTGCCTAGGTGGCTCACCAAGGTCGTCGAGAGGTTTGAGAGGAGATCGGTTTCCCGAGCGGACATCGTTCTCACTGTCACACCCCAGGTCGCGTCCGTCCTTGAGAGCTACGGGGCAAAGGAAGTCGTCCTCGTGATGAACTGCGAGGAAGTCCGCGAGCCCGACGTCGAGAGGATCGGCCAGGTCAGGAAAGCGATGTTGGGAACGGCGGGCAAACTCGCCCTGTGCGCAGGCATGCTCGAGCCGTCGAGGAACATGCAGATGCTCATCGACATCTTCGCGGGATTGGAGGGGCCTGACATCAAACTCGTGGTCGGCGGGACCGGTAGTCTGGTCTCAGAGATTTCCCGCGTGGCAGAAGAGGCCAAGAACGTCGATTTCATAGGATGGATCCCCTCGGCGGAGATGTTCGATCACATCTCTGCATCGGACATCATCATCCTCATACACGACCCGCGGAACACCAACATCCGGCTGGGGATCTCCGCCAGGCTCTTCAATGCCATGGCCGCTGGGAAGCCTGTCATCGTGAGCGATGGGACGGGCAACGCCGACATTGCAAAGGAGGAGGGGATTGGGGTCGTCGTACCGTTCGACGACGCAGGCGAGGTCAAGAACGCCATTCTGAGCCTTGTCGAGGATGAGGGGAGGCTCGCGGACATCGCCGAGAAAGGAAGGCGAGCAGCGAAAGAGAGGTACAACTGGGCCATCATGAAAAGAAGGCTTATTAGGGCATACAGGGTTTTGGGGGCTGATTGA